A single Candidatus Beckwithbacteria bacterium DNA region contains:
- a CDS encoding triose-phosphate isomerase, translating to MIVVNLKTYQEITQRNRGVALAQSAQEVFKRYQIPIMLCVQATDIKKTTEATFLPVFAQHIDPIEPGKHTGFISPLSVKENGATGTLINHSEHRIGLENIEKTIRIAKQYNLQTLVCVENAQEGKQVAKFEPDMIALEDPVLIGGSESIVNNPEGKAKVEEFIKLRLKPKCLVGAGVKDQNDIRVSLQLKAAGVLLASGVALADNPKAVLEDLSQGFK from the coding sequence ATGATTGTTGTCAATCTCAAAACCTATCAAGAAATTACGCAGCGCAATAGAGGAGTTGCCTTAGCTCAATCTGCTCAAGAAGTCTTTAAGCGGTATCAAATTCCGATTATGCTCTGTGTTCAAGCTACTGATATTAAAAAAACCACTGAAGCTACGTTTTTACCCGTGTTTGCCCAGCATATCGACCCTATTGAACCGGGCAAACATACTGGCTTTATTTCTCCTCTATCAGTTAAAGAAAATGGTGCCACCGGCACACTTATCAATCATAGCGAACATCGTATTGGGTTAGAAAATATTGAAAAAACCATCAGGATAGCTAAACAGTATAATTTACAAACTTTAGTTTGTGTCGAAAATGCTCAAGAAGGTAAACAGGTAGCTAAATTTGAACCAGATATGATTGCCCTGGAAGATCCGGTTTTAATTGGTGGCTCTGAGTCAATTGTTAACAATCCTGAAGGCAAAGCTAAGGTTGAAGAGTTTATTAAACTAAGATTAAAACCAAAGTGTTTGGTCGGAGCTGGAGTTAAAGACCAAAATGACATTCGAGTCTCACTACAACTCAAAGCTGCTGGCGTTTTACTGGCCTCAGGCGTGGCTTTAGCAGATAATCCTAAGGCAGTTTTAGAAGACTTAAGCCAAGGCTTTAAATGA